The sequence GTGGCCGCACGGAGGTCCTGCGGGTGGAGCCGCTGAGCGTCGGCGCCGTGCACGGGCTGCTGCGCAACAGCCTCGGGCGCACGTTCCCGCGGCCCACGCTGCGGCGGTTGCACGAGGCCTCCGGCGGCAACCCGCTCTACGCCCTGGAGCTCGCCCGGGCGCTGGGGGACGGGACCGCGCGGGGTCCGCTCGACCCGCTCCCGCTCACCCCGAGCCTCGAGCGGCTGGTCGACGCGCGGCTGCGGGCGCTGCCGGAGCCGACCAGGGCCGGGCTGCTGGTCGCCGCGGTCGTCGGCGCACCCACGACCGAGCTGCTCGAGGCCGCGGGCGTGCCGACCGACGTGCTGGCGCCGGCGGTCGAGGCGGAGGTGGTCGAGGTCAGGGCGGGGATCGTCCGCTTCGCGCACCCGCTGCTGGCCTCGGAGACAGTCGCTCGGGCCTCGCCCGGGCAGCGCACCGAGGCACACCGGCGGGCGGCCGAGGTGCTCGACGAGCCGCTGGCCCGTGCGGTGCACGTCGCCGCGTCGCTCGACGGCCCTGACCCGGACGCAGCCGACGAGCTCGACCGTGCCGTCCGCACGGCGCGGGCCCGGGGGGCGACCGCGCTGGCCGCCGAGCTCGGTGAGGCGGCGATGCGGGCCACCCCCGCGGAGCAGCGCGAGGAGCGTGGTCGGCGGGCCCGGGCGGCCGCCCGCGACCACCTGGCCAGCGGCGAGTCCGAGCGCGGGTTCGCCCTCGCGCGGGCACTGCTCACCGACGAGCCGGCCGGCCGCCAGAGAGCCGACGTGCTCGCGCTGCTGGGCGACCTCGAGGGCGAGAACGGTGCGCTCGAGACCGCCGCGGAGCACCGTCGTGCGGCGCTGGTCGCGGCCGAGGGCGACGCCGCCCGGCAGAGCCGTCTGCACGAGCAGCTGGCCTACGTCGTCCGCATCACCGAGTCGCTCGACGTGGCGGTGGCGCACGCACGGGAGGCGCTGCGGCTGGCCGAGGAGGTCGCCGACGACCTCCTGACGGCCCGAGCCCTAGGCACGCTCGCGGTCCTGCTGTGCAACGGCGGCGACCCGGTCGCCCTGGACCTGTCGGAGCGCGGGCTGGCTCTCGCCCGGCGGTCGGACGAGCAGGACACGGTCCTCTTCGCCGCGCAGGCGGTCGGGCACTGCCTCTACTGGTCGGGGCGCACCGAGCGGGCCCTGGAGGTGCTCACCGAGCTGCTCCGGCTGGCGGAGGACCGCGACGAGCCGGTCACGGTCAACGCCTTGTGGTACCTCGCCCTCGTCGAGGAGCGGAGCGGCCGCTACGACGTGGCCCGGCGCCACGCGCAGCGCTCGATGGAGCTGTCGGCGCAGTACCGGCTGCCCGGCGCGGACTACGACCCTGTCGTCGCGTTCCCCCTCGCCAGGGTGGCGCTCGCCCAGGGCGAGCACGACCTGGTCCGTGAGCTCGTGGCGCCGGTCGTCGCCGGGGAGGGGCCGCCCGGCGGTCGCTCGACCGACCGCTCGCTGCTCGCGGTGCTCGCGACGCTCGACCGGCGGGAGGGCAGGACCGGTGAGGCGCTGGCGCGCTTCGAGACGGTCGAGGAAGGGCA comes from Actinomycetes bacterium and encodes:
- a CDS encoding tetratricopeptide repeat protein, which translates into the protein MTEIVGRDAELAAVRELMARQGDGRSALLLEGDAGIGKSTLWQAGIAAAERHGHRVLSARPAEAEAQLALAGLGDLLDSCADEVLPRLTPPQRRALEVALVLADPDNDVPDPRALGVAVRSALRLLAEGATLVLAIDDVQWLDRTSGGAVGFALRRLDDASVRLLLTRRGAPTAVEAALAGGRTEVLRVEPLSVGAVHGLLRNSLGRTFPRPTLRRLHEASGGNPLYALELARALGDGTARGPLDPLPLTPSLERLVDARLRALPEPTRAGLLVAAVVGAPTTELLEAAGVPTDVLAPAVEAEVVEVRAGIVRFAHPLLASETVARASPGQRTEAHRRAAEVLDEPLARAVHVAASLDGPDPDAADELDRAVRTARARGATALAAELGEAAMRATPAEQREERGRRARAAARDHLASGESERGFALARALLTDEPAGRQRADVLALLGDLEGENGALETAAEHRRAALVAAEGDAARQSRLHEQLAYVVRITESLDVAVAHAREALRLAEEVADDLLTARALGTLAVLLCNGGDPVALDLSERGLALARRSDEQDTVLFAAQAVGHCLYWSGRTERALEVLTELLRLAEDRDEPVTVNALWYLALVEERSGRYDVARRHAQRSMELSAQYRLPGADYDPVVAFPLARVALAQGEHDLVRELVAPVVAGEGPPGGRSTDRSLLAVLATLDRREGRTGEALARFETVEEGQRSAGFSRAMAFWVDEYVEALLEAGRPDEASVVVDDWDLQVQRLGHRLAPAQVLRCRGMLAAAAGDLESAAATFAAAVDLHRPLLDPYERGRALLSLGQASRRLKQKRAAREALEAAAAQFAAIGAAWWVDRVRSEVGSVGGRTRVEGLTPAEQRVAALVAEGRTNREVASTLFLGESTVEKHLTHIYAKLGVRSRTELARALS